The Streptococcus oralis Uo5 genome includes a window with the following:
- the rnmV gene encoding ribonuclease M5, which translates to MIVINRIKISQVIVVEGRDDTANLKRYFDVETYETRGSAINDQDIERIQRLHELHGVIVFTDPDFNGERIRRMIMTAIPTVQHAFLKRDEAVPKSKSKGRSLGIEHASYEDLKTALAQVTEQFENENEFDISRGDLIRLGFLAGADSRRRREYLGEKLRIGYSNGKQLLKRLELFGITLAEVEEVMAKYSVQGSKE; encoded by the coding sequence ATGATAGTGATAAATAGAATAAAAATTTCCCAAGTCATCGTAGTCGAAGGACGGGATGATACAGCCAATCTCAAACGTTATTTTGACGTAGAGACCTATGAGACACGAGGATCGGCAATCAATGATCAAGATATAGAGCGGATCCAACGCCTGCATGAATTGCATGGAGTGATTGTCTTTACAGATCCAGATTTTAATGGGGAGCGGATTCGTCGCATGATTATGACGGCCATTCCAACGGTACAGCATGCCTTTCTCAAGCGAGATGAGGCTGTTCCCAAATCCAAGTCCAAGGGACGTTCTCTGGGAATCGAACACGCCAGTTATGAAGATCTAAAAACAGCGCTGGCTCAGGTGACAGAGCAATTTGAAAACGAGAACGAGTTTGACATTAGTCGCGGTGACTTGATTCGCCTAGGTTTCTTGGCGGGAGCAGACAGTCGTAGGCGCCGAGAGTATCTAGGTGAAAAGCTTCGCATCGGCTATTCCAACGGCAAGCAACTCCTCAAGCGCTTAGAGTTATTTGGGATAACCTTGGCAGAAGTGGAAGAAGTGATGGCTAAGTATTCAGTCCAAGGGAGTAAGGAATGA
- a CDS encoding SDR family NAD(P)-dependent oxidoreductase, producing MKKVIITGGNSGIGYQAAKQLAEKGWSVTLFCRRQEAAEQACEKIRQQTGTPHVDYMLVDLSDIKSIRKAVEKYIQKEGTLDILINNAADFDLSVKKPILTKDGLEKQFATNVAAPFLLSILLKGLLEKSESGRIINISSQGLMLYPFMKLDFENLAGQKHYSPAKTYYQNKLALLMLSLYMRKHWKGIKVQAIRVTNVKVDMRRYDHLSAFMKNLYKIKSRFSISPEEMAKVYTALSTEDGHDGFLYDEKCRKVKANRTAYEEEGQAKLYSLLEQLTFSRDNL from the coding sequence ATGAAAAAAGTAATTATTACAGGTGGCAATAGTGGTATTGGCTATCAGGCTGCAAAACAATTAGCTGAAAAGGGCTGGTCTGTTACTCTCTTTTGTAGACGGCAAGAAGCTGCCGAGCAAGCCTGTGAGAAAATCCGCCAACAAACAGGAACTCCGCATGTAGATTATATGTTGGTTGATCTATCTGATATAAAGAGTATCAGGAAAGCAGTAGAGAAGTATATCCAAAAAGAAGGGACTTTAGATATTTTAATTAACAATGCAGCTGACTTTGATTTGTCAGTTAAAAAGCCCATCCTGACTAAGGATGGTTTAGAAAAGCAATTTGCGACCAATGTTGCCGCCCCTTTCTTGCTGTCTATCTTGTTGAAAGGTTTGTTGGAAAAATCTGAGAGTGGTCGGATTATTAATATTTCTTCCCAAGGGCTGATGCTTTATCCTTTCATGAAGCTTGATTTTGAAAATTTAGCTGGTCAAAAACATTATAGTCCTGCCAAGACTTATTATCAGAACAAACTGGCCTTGTTGATGCTGTCGCTTTATATGCGAAAACATTGGAAAGGTATCAAGGTTCAGGCAATCCGTGTGACCAATGTCAAAGTTGATATGCGCCGCTATGATCACCTCAGCGCTTTTATGAAAAATTTGTATAAAATCAAGTCAAGATTTTCAATTAGCCCGGAAGAAATGGCCAAAGTCTACACAGCCCTATCTACAGAAGATGGCCATGACGGTTTTCTGTATGATGAGAAATGCAGGAAAGTAAAAGCAAATAGAACTGCTTACGAAGAAGAGGGGCAAGCAAAACTCTATTCCTTACTTGAACAACTGACATTTTCAAGAGACAATCTATAA